The Halogranum gelatinilyticum genome window below encodes:
- a CDS encoding efflux RND transporter permease subunit — MDYQRFIDWTDERIVESSGKVIIAFLLVTSMFAVGLGNVSTEAGTQQFAADIPANNALEDINQEFGSSFSEGGGSTQLIQRGDNVLAREQLLNMLRAQERLQEKEDLRVESTSSAASLVARTIDPSATTLEAQIRAVEGATRTEIRSAVRTNADNPGFTGTVSNDFNAKSASASATIGVVSHNVPDAGGSGGGAGQSGSSPLTDIQQRSQRVVDTVGGDITVFGSGIISAEFGSVITDSLLIVTPAAVIFIIFFLVVAYRDLMDLLLGSFALLMAIIWTFGFLGIAGIPFSQMMIAVPPLLLAVGIDFGIHAINRYREDRADGLGIEEAMTKATDQLLVAFFIVTGTTVIGFLSNLASDLAPIQDFGVVAAVGIIFTFLIFGVFLPAAKVWLDRRAEKYPIPVFSQSPLGAEGSRLGEVLRGGVVISKYAPALFLVLALVASAGAGYYATDIDTSFTQEDFLPPEEVPAFLQSLPEPFAPSEYTVVGQLNFLEDKFETTQGGSVTIYYETRMERDTVLEEIHRAGQDPPESFVSENRQADAQSIVTVVQSQAERDPEFRRLVARNDIDGNGIPDDNLGEIYDYLLNSPAEDQALNYLSEDRRSTRVVYSVTADASQSEVTNDGRMVADRFRGGAVATGGTVVFQAISDLIFESALTSLAIALGATVVFLVLIYWLLEGLPSLGVVNTVPIAIAVAFVAGTMKYLGISFNAFTATILSLTIGLGIDYSVHVVHRFVDERREHDLFTALDRTVRGTGGALAGSMLTTTFGIGVLVLALLSVLGQFGVLTALSIVYSFLASLVVLPSALVIWDRLVNGDPDVPMGDVDTSPGPSEAGGQTVVTDGGEPTDE; from the coding sequence ATGGACTACCAGCGATTCATCGACTGGACGGACGAACGCATCGTCGAGAGCTCGGGGAAGGTGATCATCGCCTTCCTGCTCGTGACGAGCATGTTCGCCGTCGGTCTCGGCAACGTCTCGACGGAGGCCGGTACCCAGCAGTTCGCCGCCGACATCCCGGCCAACAACGCCCTCGAGGACATCAACCAGGAGTTCGGCTCCTCGTTCTCGGAGGGCGGCGGCAGCACGCAGCTCATCCAACGGGGTGACAACGTCCTCGCTCGCGAACAGCTGCTCAACATGTTGCGGGCCCAAGAGCGGCTGCAAGAGAAGGAGGACCTCCGGGTCGAGAGCACGTCGAGCGCGGCGAGCCTCGTCGCGCGCACTATCGACCCGTCGGCGACGACGCTCGAAGCGCAGATCCGAGCGGTCGAAGGGGCGACGCGGACCGAGATCCGCTCGGCCGTCCGCACCAACGCCGACAACCCCGGCTTTACCGGGACAGTCAGTAACGACTTCAACGCCAAGTCCGCCTCGGCGTCGGCGACCATCGGCGTCGTCAGCCACAACGTGCCCGACGCGGGCGGCAGTGGTGGCGGTGCCGGGCAGAGCGGGTCGAGTCCGCTGACGGACATCCAACAGCGCTCCCAGCGCGTCGTCGACACCGTCGGCGGCGACATCACCGTCTTCGGGAGCGGTATCATCTCCGCGGAGTTCGGCAGCGTCATCACCGACTCGCTGCTCATCGTCACGCCCGCAGCGGTGATTTTCATCATCTTCTTCCTGGTGGTGGCGTACCGCGACCTGATGGACCTCCTCTTGGGGTCGTTCGCGCTGCTTATGGCCATCATCTGGACGTTCGGCTTCCTCGGTATCGCCGGAATCCCGTTCAGCCAGATGATGATCGCGGTTCCGCCGCTCTTGCTCGCGGTGGGTATCGACTTCGGTATCCACGCCATCAACCGCTACCGTGAGGACCGCGCCGACGGTCTCGGTATCGAAGAGGCGATGACGAAGGCGACGGACCAGTTGCTCGTCGCGTTCTTCATCGTCACCGGGACGACGGTCATCGGCTTCCTGTCGAACCTCGCCAGCGACCTCGCGCCGATTCAGGACTTCGGCGTCGTCGCGGCCGTCGGTATCATCTTCACCTTCCTCATCTTCGGAGTCTTCCTCCCGGCGGCGAAGGTTTGGCTGGACCGCAGAGCGGAGAAATATCCGATTCCGGTCTTCAGTCAGTCGCCGCTCGGTGCCGAAGGCTCCCGGCTGGGCGAGGTGCTCCGTGGCGGCGTCGTCATCTCGAAGTACGCCCCCGCGCTGTTCCTCGTGCTCGCGCTCGTCGCCAGTGCCGGGGCGGGCTACTACGCAACGGACATCGACACCTCGTTCACCCAAGAGGACTTCCTCCCGCCCGAGGAGGTGCCGGCGTTCCTCCAGTCGCTCCCCGAGCCGTTCGCGCCGAGCGAGTACACCGTCGTCGGTCAGCTGAACTTCCTCGAAGACAAGTTCGAGACGACACAGGGGGGGTCAGTCACCATATACTACGAGACGCGCATGGAGCGCGACACGGTGCTCGAAGAGATCCACCGTGCCGGACAGGACCCGCCGGAGTCGTTCGTCAGCGAGAACCGGCAGGCCGACGCCCAGAGCATCGTCACCGTCGTCCAGTCGCAGGCCGAGCGTGACCCCGAGTTCCGCCGACTCGTCGCACGCAACGACATCGACGGCAACGGCATCCCCGACGACAACCTCGGAGAGATCTACGACTACCTGCTGAACTCGCCGGCCGAGGACCAGGCGTTGAACTATCTCTCGGAGGACCGTCGGAGCACGCGAGTCGTCTACTCCGTGACCGCCGACGCCTCCCAATCTGAGGTCACCAACGACGGCCGCATGGTCGCCGACCGCTTCCGCGGCGGTGCCGTCGCCACCGGTGGGACGGTCGTCTTCCAGGCCATCTCGGATCTCATCTTCGAGTCGGCACTGACGAGTCTCGCCATCGCGCTCGGCGCGACGGTGGTCTTCCTCGTGCTCATCTACTGGCTCTTGGAAGGCCTGCCGTCGCTCGGCGTCGTCAACACGGTGCCCATCGCCATCGCCGTCGCGTTCGTCGCAGGGACGATGAAGTATCTGGGCATCTCGTTCAACGCGTTCACGGCGACCATCCTGTCGCTCACCATCGGGCTGGGTATCGACTACTCGGTCCACGTCGTCCACCGGTTCGTCGACGAGCGACGGGAACACGACCTCTTCACCGCGCTCGACCGGACCGTCCGCGGGACGGGTGGGGCACTGGCCGGGAGTATGCTGACGACGACGTTCGGGATCGGCGTGCTCGTGCTCGCGCTCCTGAGCGTCCTCGGCCAGTTCGGCGTGCTGACCGCGCTGAGTATCGTCTACTCGTTCCTCGCGTCGCTCGTCGTACTCCCCTCGGCACTCGTCATCTGGGACCGCCTCGTCAACGGCGACCCGGACGTCCCGATGGGCGATGTCGACACGTCGCCCGGTCCGAGCGAAGCCGGCGGACAGACCGTGGTCACCGATGGGGGTGAGCCAACGGATGAGTGA
- a CDS encoding COG1361 S-layer family protein, whose amino-acid sequence MKKSQLLTLLVIGLVLVPTTALAVVEGEPNLNATMGDNEVVPGEDTQVTVTLQNTGEIDQSSNSQLNQRVTTARGVTVELREENNRFGERDPPIEVNTGKLSLGQIPDGSAVPATFSISVDEDAPTGTYKIPVRVTYTYTESIDTASGDYDEEDVRETFRVNLRVVDNARFEIVNTTSDLAVGDSGPVSVNIENTGTAAAEDASVQVASQNNDFTFSRASTSSNYVGEWEPGEVRTLTYDAEVAAGATPRNYALTATVNYDDTDGVASSSEAMAFGVTPRDEQTFALENTQSTLRVGQEGQLTGEVVNNGETAARNAVVVFETENPNVNPIETEYAIGTLEAGERTDFSFDTEISETAEAGPRQFTLAVTYRNSDGESRESDPLDVQANVAGAQEEFDVEGVNTTFAAGESGRMTMTVTNNRAETLTDISAKLFVDAPISASDDEAFIESLEPGESATIAFSTSVGGGALTDKTYPVSLDFRYDTADGDTLISETYQVPVTVTEPEDDGGLPLPLIGGVVLLVLLGVGGYLYTRRSA is encoded by the coding sequence ATGAAGAAATCTCAACTACTCACGCTTCTCGTCATCGGACTCGTATTGGTCCCGACGACGGCCCTCGCGGTCGTCGAAGGGGAACCGAATCTCAACGCGACCATGGGTGACAACGAGGTCGTGCCAGGCGAAGACACCCAGGTCACCGTCACGCTGCAGAACACCGGCGAGATCGACCAAAGCTCGAACTCGCAGCTGAACCAACGCGTGACGACCGCTCGCGGCGTCACCGTCGAACTCCGCGAGGAGAACAACCGCTTCGGCGAGCGCGACCCGCCCATCGAGGTCAACACGGGCAAGCTCTCGCTCGGCCAGATCCCCGACGGCTCGGCCGTTCCGGCCACCTTCAGCATCAGCGTCGACGAGGACGCCCCGACGGGGACCTACAAGATTCCCGTCCGCGTCACCTACACATACACGGAGTCTATCGACACGGCGAGTGGCGATTACGACGAGGAGGACGTCCGCGAGACGTTCAGAGTCAACCTCCGCGTCGTCGACAACGCCCGTTTCGAGATCGTCAACACGACCAGTGACCTCGCGGTCGGCGACAGCGGGCCGGTCTCGGTGAACATCGAGAACACCGGTACCGCCGCCGCCGAGGACGCGAGCGTCCAGGTTGCCTCCCAGAACAACGACTTCACCTTCTCGCGTGCGAGCACGTCCTCGAACTACGTCGGCGAGTGGGAGCCGGGCGAGGTGCGGACGCTGACCTACGACGCCGAGGTCGCTGCCGGTGCGACGCCCCGTAACTACGCGCTCACCGCGACGGTGAACTACGACGACACCGACGGCGTGGCCTCGTCTTCGGAGGCGATGGCCTTCGGCGTCACCCCGCGCGACGAACAGACCTTCGCGCTCGAGAACACCCAGAGCACCCTCCGGGTCGGCCAGGAGGGTCAGCTGACGGGTGAGGTCGTCAACAACGGTGAGACGGCCGCTCGCAACGCGGTCGTCGTCTTCGAGACCGAGAACCCGAACGTCAACCCCATCGAGACCGAGTACGCTATCGGCACGCTCGAGGCGGGTGAACGGACGGACTTCAGCTTCGACACCGAGATCTCCGAGACCGCCGAGGCCGGTCCGCGGCAGTTCACGTTGGCGGTGACCTACCGCAACAGCGACGGCGAGTCCCGCGAGAGCGACCCGCTCGACGTGCAGGCCAACGTCGCCGGTGCCCAAGAGGAGTTCGACGTCGAGGGCGTCAACACGACGTTCGCCGCCGGCGAGAGCGGTCGGATGACGATGACGGTCACCAACAACCGCGCGGAGACGCTGACGGACATCTCGGCGAAGCTGTTCGTCGACGCGCCCATCTCGGCGAGCGACGACGAGGCGTTCATCGAGTCGCTCGAACCCGGCGAGAGCGCGACCATCGCCTTCTCGACGAGCGTCGGCGGCGGCGCGCTCACCGACAAGACGTATCCGGTGTCCTTGGACTTCCGCTACGACACGGCCGACGGTGACACCCTCATCTCCGAGACGTACCAGGTGCCCGTGACCGTGACCGAACCCGAGGACGACGGTGGCCTGCCGCTGCCGCTCATCGGTGGCGTCGTGCTGCTCGTCCTGCTCGGGGTCGGAGGCTACCTCTACACCCGCCGGTCCGCGTAA
- a CDS encoding DoxX family protein — protein MSVLLQSAFGSASADLAFLVGRVLFGAVLAFMGLNHFMNLETMVGYADAKGVPAAGLAVPFTGGMLAFGGLGIALGAFPLLASGALVVFLLVTTPVIHDFWAAPEEQQQTEMTQFLKNIVMLGGAFFFLALSSQPWPYAVGIGL, from the coding sequence ATGAGCGTGCTGCTCCAGAGTGCCTTCGGCTCTGCGAGTGCGGATCTCGCGTTCCTCGTGGGGCGCGTCCTGTTCGGCGCGGTGCTGGCCTTCATGGGACTGAACCACTTCATGAACCTCGAGACCATGGTCGGCTACGCCGACGCCAAGGGCGTCCCGGCAGCCGGGCTCGCGGTCCCCTTCACGGGCGGGATGCTGGCCTTCGGCGGTCTCGGCATCGCGCTCGGCGCGTTCCCGCTTCTGGCGTCCGGCGCGCTCGTCGTCTTCCTGCTCGTGACGACGCCCGTCATCCACGACTTCTGGGCGGCCCCCGAGGAACAGCAGCAGACCGAGATGACGCAGTTCCTGAAGAACATCGTCATGCTCGGCGGCGCGTTCTTCTTCCTCGCGCTGAGCAGCCAGCCGTGGCCCTACGCGGTCGGCATCGGTCTCTGA
- a CDS encoding VOC family protein: MSDAPPTTGLHHVTNICTDMDETVAFYEDVLGWHTVKRTQNYDDPGTKHYYFSPTPEGQPGTNVTYFEYPDSRGQPGPGASHHFAIGVEDEDALHEWREHLMAHDVRVSNVKDRTYFKSIYFNDPDGLVFEIATSGPGFGVDEETPGAAEIDPFEEGHEDEDA, encoded by the coding sequence ATGAGCGACGCACCACCGACGACAGGCTTGCACCACGTGACGAACATCTGCACCGACATGGACGAGACGGTGGCCTTCTACGAGGACGTCCTCGGCTGGCACACCGTCAAGCGCACGCAGAACTACGACGACCCGGGGACGAAGCACTACTACTTCTCTCCGACGCCCGAGGGCCAGCCGGGCACGAACGTCACCTACTTCGAGTATCCCGACTCCCGCGGCCAGCCCGGTCCGGGCGCGAGCCACCACTTCGCCATCGGCGTTGAGGACGAGGACGCCCTCCACGAGTGGCGCGAGCATCTGATGGCCCACGACGTGCGCGTCTCCAACGTCAAGGACCGCACCTACTTCAAGAGCATCTACTTCAACGACCCCGACGGGCTGGTCTTCGAGATCGCGACGAGCGGGCCGGGCTTCGGCGTCGACGAGGAGACGCCCGGCGCGGCCGAGATCGACCCGTTCGAGGAAGGCCACGAAGACGAGGACGCGTAG
- a CDS encoding flavin reductase family protein → MEGTPDDFGPYRLLAGGVVPRPIAWVSSRSTDGVDNLAPYSFFNVVAYDPPVVMFAPVGVGEDLKDTPRNILDTEEFVVNVVTEDLVEAMNATSATLDDGESEFDHADLEKVEATTVDVARVADAKVAFECELYDSMEVGSSTMILGEVVYAHVADGVTTPEGKLDVNKLDVVGRLSGGGYTRTRDRFSLERPP, encoded by the coding sequence ATGGAGGGCACACCGGACGACTTCGGCCCGTACCGTCTGCTCGCTGGGGGCGTCGTCCCCCGGCCCATCGCGTGGGTCTCGTCTCGCAGCACGGACGGCGTCGACAACCTCGCGCCGTACAGCTTCTTCAACGTCGTCGCCTACGACCCGCCGGTCGTCATGTTCGCGCCCGTCGGCGTCGGCGAGGACCTGAAGGACACGCCGCGGAACATCCTCGACACGGAGGAGTTCGTCGTCAACGTCGTCACGGAGGACCTCGTCGAGGCGATGAACGCGACGAGCGCGACCTTGGACGACGGAGAGAGCGAGTTCGACCACGCCGACTTGGAGAAGGTCGAAGCCACGACGGTCGACGTCGCCCGCGTCGCCGACGCGAAGGTCGCCTTCGAGTGCGAACTCTACGACAGCATGGAAGTCGGGAGTTCGACGATGATTCTCGGTGAAGTCGTCTACGCGCACGTCGCCGACGGGGTGACGACGCCCGAGGGCAAACTCGACGTGAACAAACTCGACGTGGTCGGCCGCCTCTCCGGCGGCGGGTACACGCGGACGCGAGACAGGTTCTCGTTGGAGCGGCCGCCGTAA
- a CDS encoding SRPBCC family protein, giving the protein MRRTDVSVSRTPDGRRLDVSRVVDAPAAAVWDLFTDPSRWPEWGPSVGAVDCADERIRTGTTGRVRVAGVWIPFEVDDCDDEHYRWTWSVATVPATGHRVEPLGEGRCRAVFEVPLLAAGYAVVCERALRRIEELATRR; this is encoded by the coding sequence ATGCGCCGCACCGACGTCTCCGTCTCGCGCACGCCCGACGGCCGCCGACTCGACGTCTCCCGCGTCGTCGACGCCCCCGCAGCCGCCGTCTGGGACCTCTTCACCGACCCCTCGCGCTGGCCCGAGTGGGGACCGAGCGTCGGCGCGGTCGACTGCGCCGACGAGCGTATCAGGACGGGGACGACCGGCCGTGTCCGCGTCGCCGGCGTCTGGATTCCCTTCGAGGTCGACGACTGCGACGACGAGCACTACCGCTGGACGTGGTCGGTCGCGACGGTTCCGGCGACGGGCCACCGCGTCGAACCGCTCGGCGAGGGTCGCTGTCGAGCCGTCTTCGAGGTTCCGCTCCTCGCGGCGGGCTACGCGGTCGTCTGTGAGCGGGCGCTCCGGCGAATCGAGGAGTTGGCGACGCGGCGGTGA
- a CDS encoding ABC transporter ATP-binding protein, translated as MIEVETLRKTYGEFVAVRSSSFEVDRGEIFGVVGPNGAGKTTTLKMLAGLIEPTDGEATLAGFDAGDPEMRSTLGFLPEESPLYEDMTPLSYLRFFADLYDVPRDVANERITDALDRLELEHRERRLGDMSKGMKRKVAIARSLVNDPDILIYDEPASGLDPLTTNYVLEFTRDLADQGKTVVFSAHNLYHVESICDRVIIMNRGDIVARGSVPEIREEHGYTEYHVTTTVPVEGAEVVAVGSSESGAGDVGDTDGSDDEYRVVVDTMDEVREIREAAEAAGGDVADIRTKEPSLEDIFLDLAKRPATYDRTVAGEARMAENGSSEETLEAAPPEDSR; from the coding sequence ATGATAGAAGTCGAGACACTCCGGAAGACCTACGGGGAGTTCGTCGCCGTGCGCTCCAGCAGTTTCGAGGTCGACCGTGGGGAGATCTTCGGCGTCGTCGGCCCGAACGGGGCCGGGAAGACGACGACGCTGAAGATGCTGGCGGGACTCATCGAACCGACCGACGGCGAGGCGACGCTCGCCGGTTTCGACGCCGGCGACCCCGAGATGCGCTCGACGCTCGGCTTTCTGCCCGAGGAGTCGCCCCTGTACGAGGACATGACGCCGCTGTCGTATCTCCGCTTCTTCGCCGACCTCTACGACGTCCCGCGCGACGTTGCCAACGAACGCATCACGGACGCGCTCGACCGACTGGAACTGGAACACCGCGAGCGTCGGCTCGGCGATATGTCCAAGGGGATGAAACGGAAGGTCGCCATCGCCCGCTCGCTCGTCAACGACCCCGACATCCTCATCTACGACGAGCCTGCCTCCGGACTCGACCCCCTGACGACCAACTACGTGCTGGAGTTCACCCGCGACCTCGCCGACCAGGGGAAGACGGTCGTCTTCAGCGCGCACAACCTCTATCACGTCGAGAGCATCTGTGACCGCGTCATCATCATGAACCGCGGCGACATCGTCGCCCGTGGCTCCGTGCCCGAGATTCGCGAGGAACACGGCTACACCGAGTACCACGTCACGACGACCGTCCCCGTCGAGGGCGCGGAAGTGGTGGCCGTCGGCAGCAGTGAGAGCGGCGCGGGCGACGTGGGCGACACGGACGGCTCAGACGACGAGTACCGCGTCGTCGTCGACACCATGGACGAGGTCCGCGAGATTCGCGAGGCCGCCGAAGCCGCCGGTGGCGACGTCGCCGACATCCGCACGAAGGAGCCGAGTCTCGAGGACATCTTCCTCGATCTCGCGAAGCGACCGGCGACTTACGACCGGACGGTCGCGGGCGAGGCCCGAATGGCCGAGAACGGCTCGTCCGAGGAGACGCTCGAAGCGGCCCCACCGGAGGACAGCCGGTGA
- a CDS encoding ABC transporter permease family protein: protein MSGRWKAVLRIARWEVSRSAGTIDRRTAAIALVALLLSGGIFGATAAAGVSGIALDRDIYRVGVAPDSPYYDPVVESTALDARPVNGRLAPQGSLDLVVSDGGFTIADTAKGQAALAELRSAVEAHNDRLMSDEENQTAAFPVLVDLQYVARDEVSAAVGVGGSAGGSGDSSGGSAGTGGTDDGAGTGSSGGGSGGDGGSSGGQSSGTADTGGDLPVPDVGTGGGIFGGQTSGSPAAISPPFPFGSLILAFAFLVPMNFVIQAYGSTILNERVNRRGELLLVAPIEPSDIVLGKTLPYVTAMLGVTVAIALGVGSLAEGTAGVVSVASVFPVALLFLAATFVGAMFARSFKELTFVTVAVSVFLTSYVFVPAIFTNITPIALISPLTLVVRDLQGLGVSVVQYAFSTGPFYLGSAVLFLLGLGVYREEDMFTQRPVPLKFVDALDSRIRSKWSMTTLSILFIPFVFIAELLAVAILFALPIAVSTPLLLVTIAGVEEVAKSVHVYAGFEKGRFPRTLRSALVLGSLSGLGFFLGEKLLVVVQLIGFGDLELGQQLLTSAGVGSDVGVGVALALLLAPLALHTVTTSISAMGATRGKYAYGGTLVVATLVHAAYNLTVVSSLG from the coding sequence GTGAGCGGTCGCTGGAAGGCGGTCCTCCGCATCGCCCGCTGGGAGGTGAGCCGAAGCGCGGGCACCATCGACCGCCGGACGGCCGCCATCGCACTCGTCGCGCTCCTCCTCTCGGGCGGTATCTTCGGCGCGACGGCCGCCGCGGGCGTCTCGGGCATCGCGCTCGACCGCGACATCTACCGCGTCGGCGTCGCGCCCGACAGCCCCTACTACGACCCGGTCGTCGAGAGCACCGCACTCGATGCCCGGCCGGTGAACGGACGGCTCGCACCGCAGGGAAGCCTCGACCTCGTCGTCAGCGACGGTGGCTTCACCATCGCCGACACGGCCAAGGGACAGGCCGCGCTCGCGGAACTCCGCTCGGCGGTCGAGGCTCACAACGACCGGCTGATGAGCGACGAGGAGAACCAAACGGCCGCCTTCCCGGTACTCGTCGACCTCCAGTACGTCGCCCGCGACGAAGTGTCGGCCGCAGTCGGCGTGGGTGGGAGTGCCGGTGGCAGCGGTGACTCGTCTGGTGGGAGTGCTGGAACTGGCGGCACCGACGACGGTGCCGGAACCGGCAGCAGCGGCGGCGGCTCCGGCGGCGACGGCGGCTCGTCAGGTGGTCAATCGAGCGGGACCGCAGACACCGGCGGCGACCTGCCCGTGCCGGACGTCGGCACCGGCGGTGGCATCTTCGGCGGCCAGACCAGCGGCTCGCCCGCGGCTATCAGCCCGCCGTTCCCGTTCGGCTCGCTCATCCTCGCGTTCGCCTTCCTCGTGCCGATGAACTTCGTCATCCAGGCGTACGGAAGTACCATCCTCAACGAGCGCGTCAACCGCCGCGGCGAACTGTTGCTCGTCGCGCCGATCGAGCCGAGCGACATCGTCCTCGGGAAGACGCTGCCCTACGTGACGGCGATGCTCGGCGTCACCGTCGCCATCGCGCTCGGCGTCGGGAGTCTCGCGGAGGGAACCGCCGGAGTGGTCTCCGTCGCGAGCGTCTTCCCCGTCGCGCTGCTCTTTCTCGCGGCGACGTTTGTCGGCGCGATGTTCGCCCGCTCGTTCAAGGAACTCACCTTCGTGACCGTCGCCGTCTCGGTCTTTCTCACCTCCTACGTCTTCGTCCCCGCCATCTTCACCAACATCACGCCCATCGCGCTCATCTCGCCACTGACGCTCGTCGTCCGCGACCTGCAGGGGCTGGGCGTCTCGGTGGTCCAGTACGCCTTCTCGACCGGCCCGTTCTACCTCGGGTCGGCCGTCCTCTTCCTGCTCGGTCTCGGCGTCTACCGCGAGGAGGATATGTTCACCCAGCGGCCCGTCCCGCTGAAGTTCGTCGACGCGCTGGATAGCCGCATCCGCAGCAAGTGGTCGATGACAACGCTCTCGATTCTCTTCATCCCCTTCGTCTTCATCGCCGAACTGCTCGCGGTCGCCATCCTTTTTGCACTCCCCATCGCGGTGTCGACACCGCTTCTCTTGGTCACCATCGCGGGCGTCGAAGAGGTCGCAAAGAGCGTCCACGTCTACGCTGGCTTCGAGAAGGGCCGCTTCCCGCGGACGCTCCGCTCGGCGCTCGTGCTCGGGTCGCTCTCGGGACTGGGCTTCTTCCTCGGCGAGAAACTACTCGTCGTCGTCCAGCTCATCGGCTTCGGCGACCTCGAACTCGGCCAACAGCTGTTGACCTCCGCGGGCGTCGGCAGCGACGTCGGCGTCGGCGTCGCTCTCGCCCTCTTGCTCGCGCCGCTCGCACTCCACACGGTGACGACGAGCATCTCGGCGATGGGAGCGACGCGGGGCAAGTACGCCTACGGCGGCACGCTCGTCGTGGCGACGTTGGTTCACGCGGCCTACAACCTCACGGTGGTGAGCAGCCTTGGGTGA
- a CDS encoding ABC transporter permease, with product MGDPRITIASRELSVLRKEKTIVLALLIQLFIAAFSSFLVVGLVSLYDPTSVDGYTVDVAVTGDATDDLLAVTDDQASIRGVGYPSEEAALDAFDQRRVDAVLATEVVDDRVQVAAVAPDSNIRTTLVVVQLRDALRGFERAERLDRAAWLDRLPLDLPPEATTSPYFGFTYTVLVPLLLFLPVFISGSIAVDSITEEFDRGTLELLRVAPVSLVDIVDGKLAAAALLAPAQAVLWLLLLEFNGTQIENFALLVVLVAAFSLLVVSVAIAIALATPDRRSAQFVYSLAVLLLFGGTTLLPSSPANAVARLSIGSVGTDVLLVVALYVALAVAGYAGVRVLTAHVDETSL from the coding sequence TTGGGTGACCCGCGAATCACCATCGCGTCGCGCGAGTTGAGCGTCCTCCGCAAGGAGAAGACCATCGTGCTCGCGCTCCTGATTCAGTTGTTCATCGCGGCGTTCTCGTCGTTCCTCGTCGTCGGTCTCGTCTCGCTGTACGACCCGACGAGCGTCGACGGCTACACGGTCGACGTGGCCGTGACGGGCGACGCGACCGACGACCTGCTCGCGGTCACGGACGACCAGGCGAGCATCCGCGGCGTCGGATACCCGTCCGAGGAGGCCGCGCTCGACGCCTTCGACCAACGCCGGGTCGATGCCGTGCTCGCAACGGAGGTGGTCGACGACAGGGTGCAGGTGGCGGCGGTCGCCCCGGACTCGAACATCCGGACGACGCTCGTCGTCGTCCAGCTCCGCGACGCGCTGCGGGGCTTCGAGCGCGCCGAGCGGCTGGACCGCGCGGCGTGGCTCGACCGCCTCCCGCTCGACCTGCCGCCGGAGGCGACGACCAGTCCCTACTTCGGCTTCACCTACACGGTGCTCGTCCCGCTCCTGCTCTTCCTGCCGGTGTTCATCAGCGGCTCTATCGCCGTCGACTCAATCACCGAGGAGTTCGACCGCGGGACGCTCGAACTCCTGCGGGTCGCCCCGGTCTCACTCGTCGACATCGTCGACGGCAAACTCGCGGCGGCGGCACTACTCGCCCCCGCACAGGCGGTGCTGTGGCTGCTCCTCTTGGAGTTCAACGGCACCCAAATCGAGAACTTCGCGCTCCTCGTCGTGCTCGTCGCGGCGTTCTCGCTGTTGGTCGTCAGTGTCGCCATCGCCATCGCGCTCGCGACGCCCGACCGCCGCTCGGCGCAGTTCGTCTACTCGCTGGCCGTCCTGCTGCTCTTCGGCGGGACGACGCTCCTGCCGTCGAGTCCGGCTAACGCTGTCGCCCGCCTCTCCATCGGCAGTGTCGGCACGGACGTACTGCTCGTCGTCGCCCTCTACGTCGCGCTCGCCGTCGCGGGCTACGCGGGCGTCCGGGTCCTGACGGCCCATGTCGACGAGACGAGTCTCTGA